From the Aspergillus puulaauensis MK2 DNA, chromosome 1, nearly complete sequence genome, the window ACCCACTCAACAACATACATAAACCCTTCGCCAAGATAGCCCGTCAGCAGCAGTCCCTGCGCATACTCAATAAGCTCCTTATTCGGCTGCGTCGTCGCGGCAAACAGATCGCGCTCGGTGCCCTCACTGCCAGCCCGAACACTGATCCGTTTATCGACTAGACACTTATGCATCTCTTTCCCAGGGCGGACGAGGATGTatttgctttgtttttggTTGGGTTTGATGGATGGAGGGAGGTTTGGATTGAGCggcgaggttgaggttgggaGTGTGCTTGTGATGGGGGTGTAGGAGATTGAGTCTTGCGATTGCGGGGCTATCCAGTTGAGTTCTTGGGCTTCTGCACTTTCCGAGTCGCTTTGTGATGCCGGGACCGGAGGAGTCGCTATTGCTGCTTGTGTGCTTATCTTTTTGGACGATGTGAGGGAGAGTCGACTCCCCTTTGCCTGTTCCGCCACAGGCGAAGATGATTGTGATTGCAGCGGATTGTTATCAAGAACCGCATACTGGATATCTGAATCAAGTGAGAACAAGACGACCGTGTTAACTTTGGGGTTAAGTTTCATCCGGAAGGTCGTGAAGTTGCGCGGATCCAGGTAGAACGTGTAGCTTGCAATGACGTTGACGTTCTTGATGCTGATATCTGCGTGGCCGATTTTGGAGAGTGCTTGGTCGCGGGCTGAAATGGGACATTTGGGCTTCACAGCGAGAGATTTGGATTCGCGTagagagatggaggggatgcACTGTGCTTCGTGCCAGGCGTTGCTTTGTTTGCGGCAGGTTTCGCTGCAAAGGCGGGCGATGTTGCATACTATAAAACGTTAGTGTTAATGCACATATGATATGAGGATGGGATCAAGACATACCTTTGCACAAAACGATAGTAAGACTTCCGCAATTTTCACACGGCTTTGGCTCGCTAAGGCCCCATTCTTTCTTCTCTGATTCCAGGGACTCCCTCCGGCGACTAAGTTCAGAGATCCTTTTCTCCGCATACCCGACGCGTTTCCTCGAATGATGGTGCTCTGGCGTCCGTTTAGCCATATGCACAAGCTGCCTATATGCAAGCATGGCCTTATCCACAGCGTCGAGATGCTCCCTGGAAACACAGAGCGCGCTAAGCGCATCGAACGTTTCAGGTGCCTCGGGACCCTTAACGGCAAGGAAGTCCTCAACTAGGGCTTCGAACAGTGTTGCGGCATCCCGGTTAAGTCCTGCATCCATGTATGACCGACCCAGGCGGTGGATTACGCGCAGGCAGTCTCCATCGCGGGAGCGTTTGTAGCTGTCGAGAATGTCGTTGATGTCGGGCGAGAAGTCGAAGTTCTCGGTGCTCTGGAGATAGCGCACGACTGTATCCCTAGTGACTGGGTTGCTGAGACCGAAGACTGTCCTGCAGTGGGGGATAGTGCGGCTGCATATAGCACGGGCCTCTTTTTCGAGCCCGAGTTTCGTGTAGAGCAGAGACAATTTGTTCATTGCGTTCAGCGTCGTTGCGTGCTGGATCCCGAAGACGGTGTCCAGCGCCGGAACGGCCTTTTCGAGGAGTAAGAGCGCGGATTCGAGATCACCGAGGAGAACCTTGAGAGACGCAAGATCCTGCATGCTGCTCAATGTTTCTGGCGCATTGTGTCCGAGCGTCTTTAGTCGACCGGCGAATGATCGCTCATACAGCGCTGCTGCCTCAGTGGCATATCCGTCCTTCTCACAGAGACTTCCCAGGTCATGAAGAACAGTAAAGTTATTCGGATGATCACGCCCCAGAACCCGCTTATACAGACCCAAAGACTCAAGATAACAAGCCTCCGCCTCGGCAGGGATGTCCAAACTCCGATATGCCAGGCCCATGGAATGCAGTATCGCCGCGCGCGTCTGCTTCTCAATATCAAGACCCGGCGTATCATCAAGGACCTTCATCGCCTCATGGAACTCTACGACCGCCTGTTGCGCATTGCCCTGCTTTATCAGCGCTTCCCCTCTCAACCGCGTAGTCAAGGCCCGCGACCATGCAGCCGTCGACGAAAGCTCATCCTTCATCTGCAGGAATACCCGCGCCACCTCGTCAACCTGGAGTATGCGCTGACGGCCCGACACATCGTGCACGATCGCGCCGCCGGAGATGTACTGCATATGCACGAACACGTTCTGCGTCCCGCGCATCAGCGCAACGTACTCGGTGTCTTGAACCGTcgtgctgctgttgttgtggcTGTCGTCGGGCGCCCGCGCGAGGATTTCCTCAGATGTACCTCCGCTGTCCCTTTCAACTGCTCGGCTGTCACGTCCTGGGTGCTTGGTGACGAAAGAGAAGCGGATGGTGTTTGCTCGTTTCAGGAGCTTTTTGCCCTTGTTCATGGACCGTGAGCGGGAGATGCTGCCTACGCACGAGATACATGGTTAGTTATATGCAACTGGCCTAGGCAAAGACCTCGAATATAACATACCCAGAGGAATCTTGCGCCCAAATATCTTTTGGAAAAAAGACATTCTCTTCGAGGTTCCGGGCATCTCGTGATCGACATTCCTGCTGTCGACGAGCCCGCCACTGGAGCTGTCCATCTCGCTGGCCTGGTGTTTGCCTTCGTCCTGACAGAGGCCCGTCTTGCCGGGCTCTATTATGGTACTGTCTCCGAGGCCTGAAGTTTGTCAATCAGAACGGTAATACACGAGATTGGTAAGTCAGGTAAAGATGGACATACCAGTCGAGCTGAAGCTCGCGTCCGATGGCATCTTTCCAGGCCCAGGGtctgtccctgtccctgcaGGGACCGGCTGGTATATGCCATTTGGCGCATGCACTGCGCATATTAGCTATGGGTTGCAAACTTTGAGTGACCCATCCGGCCGACTTACCCCTCTCCAGATCATATAGTCCAGCAAAGCTAATGGCGAgtacctcttcttcatcgcttTGCGACAGTTCTGGAAATTGTCAGCTGCAAGGTCCATTTGCTTCAGCAAGTTAAATCCTGCACGGGGAAGGCTCGGAGTGAGGAGATAGATATACTTCTAAAAGACCATGAATCACGTAGCCTCCTAGCTTTTTTCGCTAGAGTCTGTTCCCCACTAAAGTCCGTCATCGAGTACTTTGACGGCAAGGAACCCTTTTGCGCGAGACTGGGACTTCTGCTGTGAGTCGTGCTTCCGATTTCTTTCTGAAGATCTCGATAGCTTGTGTCGTCACGCGGGTCGTTGAGGACGGGCTCGTATCTGCGTGCGCATTGTTAGGGCTATTTTCTAAACTGAGGTGGTTCTCATAAGGTAAACGGACAGAACGTTACACTTTGTTCCGCAACGGGTGCAGTCAACGAGACATTCTATGTCTAGGGCTTGATTAGTATGCTGAAAgtagaaagaagaagggattAAATACGTACTTCGCTGCCTCTCGGCCggctcgtcatcatccacagCGAAAGACCTCTCGCACCTATTGCAGAAGAACCGGATCGGCCGACAGTCGAGTGGGATCAGGCGCTTCTCCATGCGATAGCCCTTTGTGATTAAACTGCGCTGCATCGTCAGTTTGGGAAATGGCGGATGTGGATAGAGGATTGGAAATACCGATCGCGCGTCATCACGTATACAGCGATAGCTGAGCCGGAGCAGTATCTTGTCAGGTAGTGCTGGTTCAATTCGGTACTATACTTGGTTAGAATTACATCGAGTATACTAAATGAAGGTCGACGGCAGGGTGACATACGCAGACGAAAAAGCGGCATCACAATCAGGACATTTCACCTCCGGTACGCCCAGCGTAGCCGCGTCGTCATCGCGAAAGGGAGGGAATAATCGTAAAGCCTCAGCAAAGTTCTCAACAGCCGGCGATAATTGTCGAGGATCTATATCCAAGAACAAGGAAACAATGTCAGCTTGTTTATTCCTCCAAACCCGCAAGACACATTCATGCTTCGTCCGTCCAGTGTGATAGTGGGTGTATACCGTTCGCGGTGGGCCTGCCAGCTAATGATAAAAGAACATCCGAAGCACGTAGTATGCGCGTCTTCCCTTCGAGCCGGCTCGGTGTGTTGAGGGTAATTTCGTTCTCTAGGTCTCGCTTCGCGTCGTTCTGGAGGAGGTATTTGCTGTCCCTAGATAGATACAGTACGTTAGCATAAGGAATCAAAGTAGCCATCTCAGGTACATGAGGCTGCAGCAAATTCAAAACACTCACTTATCCACCGACACTGTCGGGAAGTTAGTAAACTCCGTATCTGGATCCATCACGAAGCAGACCAACACAGTCGGTCAGGACGAACAAACGGAGAGTGAAGGAGCAAAGACGAGAGGGAAATAATATGTCCACAGAGCAGAGAGCCTCTcaaaatcaatcaatccCAACTCAAGTCAGGCATGCAGATAAGACAGGGCTCGGTCCAAACGCGGGTGAGGCGTCATTTTCAATAACGGGCGGACAGTGCAGTGGCTCCAGCTTGCATATGTAGTATGTCTCCCCATAAGCTGCGGGTCGTCAATCGGCTCAGACTTATTGAGCCGAGACTGGCAAAGGGCGAGAGATGGGAGCGACAGAGATCGGGCCATGTTAGGTAG encodes:
- a CDS encoding tetratricopeptide repeat protein (COG:S;~EggNog:ENOG410Q2PF;~InterPro:IPR011990;~PFAM:PF13374,PF13424;~go_function: GO:0005515 - protein binding [Evidence IEA]), giving the protein MDPDTEFTNFPTVSVDKDSKYLLQNDAKRDLENEITLNTPSRLEGKTRILRASDVLLSLAGRPTANDPRQLSPAVENFAEALRLFPPFRDDDAATLGVPEVKCPDCDAAFSSATELNQHYLTRYCSGSAIAVYVMTRDRLITKGYRMEKRLIPLDCRPIRFFCNRCERSFAVDDDEPAERQRNIECLVDCTRCGTKCNVLYEPVLNDPRDDTSYRDLQKEIGSTTHSRSPSLAQKGSLPSKYSMTDFSGEQTLAKKARRLRDSWSFRKLSQSDEEEVLAISFAGLYDLERVHAPNGIYQPVPAGTGTDPGPGKMPSDASFSSTGLGDSTIIEPGKTGLCQDEGKHQASEMDSSSGGLVDSRNVDHEMPGTSKRMSFFQKIFGRKIPLGSISRSRSMNKGKKLLKRANTIRFSFVTKHPGRDSRAVERDSGGTSEEILARAPDDSHNNSSTTVQDTEYVALMRGTQNVFVHMQYISGGAIVHDVSGRQRILQVDEVARVFLQMKDELSSTAAWSRALTTRLRGEALIKQGNAQQAVVEFHEAMKVLDDTPGLDIEKQTRAAILHSMGLAYRSLDIPAEAEACYLESLGLYKRVLGRDHPNNFTVLHDLGSLCEKDGYATEAAALYERSFAGRLKTLGHNAPETLSSMQDLASLKVLLGDLESALLLLEKAVPALDTVFGIQHATTLNAMNKLSLLYTKLGLEKEARAICSRTIPHCRTVFGLSNPVTRDTVVRYLQSTENFDFSPDINDILDSYKRSRDGDCLRVIHRLGRSYMDAGLNRDAATLFEALVEDFLAVKGPEAPETFDALSALCVSREHLDAVDKAMLAYRQLVHMAKRTPEHHHSRKRVGYAEKRISELSRRRESLESEKKEWGLSEPKPCENCGSLTIVLCKVCNIARLCSETCRKQSNAWHEAQCIPSISLRESKSLAVKPKCPISARDQALSKIGHADISIKNVNVIASYTFYLDPRNFTTFRMKLNPKVNTVVLFSLDSDIQYAVLDNNPLQSQSSSPVAEQAKGSRLSLTSSKKISTQAAIATPPVPASQSDSESAEAQELNWIAPQSQDSISYTPITSTLPTSTSPLNPNLPPSIKPNQKQSKYILVRPGKEMHKCLVDKRISVRAGSEGTERDLFAATTQPNKELIEYAQGLLLTGYLGEGFMYVVEWVWR